The Starkeya sp. ORNL1 DNA window TGCCGCGCGAGAACCGGAAGAACAAGTTCGCGCACGCCATTTATCCGATCGGGGCGGAGCAGCCGATCGGCCTGCACTTCATCGAGATCAAGCCCTACAAGACCGCCTACCTCACCATCGTGATCCAGGACCGCGCCTGGTGGGGCAAGGGCGCTGTATTGGAGATCCGGCAGAAGGTCTTCGACCACGTGATCGAGCACAGTGACGTCGAAAAATTCTCCGGCTTCGTCAATTCCCGGAATTTCCCCTCGATATTCAACTACCAGAAGCTTGGCTTCAAGCACGTCGGTACCATGCAACGCACCAAGTTCGATCCGACCACCGGCACCATTTACGACACGATGATCTTCGAGATGTTTCGCCACGAGTGGCAAGCGCGGAAGTCGCCGGGCAATGGTTAATTCGCATCTGGCCGAGGCCAAGGGCCTGATCGCAGGCTGCGTCAATCAACCCGCTGCTGCCGTCGCCGACGATGCCGCCATCGGCACGCTGGAGGGCTGGGACAGCATCGCCCACATCTCCATCGTGCTGGCGATCGAAGCGCGCGTCGGGCGAAACCTGACGAGCGACGAGATCATCGCCGTCACCGGCGTTGCCAGCGTGGCCGACATCCTCAAGCAGGCGGATGGCCCATGACCAGGCAGCGGAGTTCCCTCGCGCCCGACGAGAAGCGGCTGCTCTGCTTCCACGCAGACCCGCGGAACCCGCCGCCGGAGACGCTCGACTGGCCGGAGCCGATGTTCGAGCGCATCCTCGATGCTGCGCAGGATCATGGCGTGCTCGCCATCGTCTGGCGAAAGCTGCGCGGCCCGTCCCGGGCGGCCGCGTCGAGCGAGGGCTTCAGGAAGCGGCTGGCACGCATCGAGGAGGAGCATACGCTCGGCGTCGGCCAATCCATGCTGCTCCGGCACCATGCCGCCCGCATCTCGAAATTGCTGCGCGAACAGGGCATTCCGGCCGAGATC harbors:
- a CDS encoding GNAT family protein — protein: MAKSAHPAIGTPIQTERFLLKPIGRLETFRISYPWNQDPEVMREYSGSGEGRGRLQWYRHMPRENRKNKFAHAIYPIGAEQPIGLHFIEIKPYKTAYLTIVIQDRAWWGKGAVLEIRQKVFDHVIEHSDVEKFSGFVNSRNFPSIFNYQKLGFKHVGTMQRTKFDPTTGTIYDTMIFEMFRHEWQARKSPGNG